One genomic segment of Devosia sp. includes these proteins:
- a CDS encoding MnhB domain-containing protein, with translation MNTVIFRTAAPLIVAIMLVFSVYICLRGHNEPGGGFIGGLIAAASIAVFGMASGVRMVRKSLYFDPLSIAAFGVVLAGFAGLLSLFIDAPFMTSIWFYLDVGNSVVPLSTPLFFDLGVYCVVFGTLSAIALALESDREEEP, from the coding sequence CGCCATCATGCTGGTGTTCTCGGTCTATATCTGCCTGCGCGGGCACAATGAGCCGGGCGGCGGCTTTATCGGCGGGCTGATCGCCGCCGCGTCCATCGCTGTGTTCGGCATGGCCTCGGGTGTGCGCATGGTGCGCAAGTCGCTCTATTTCGATCCGCTGTCGATCGCGGCCTTTGGCGTGGTGCTGGCCGGATTTGCGGGGCTCCTGAGCCTCTTCATCGACGCGCCCTTCATGACCAGCATCTGGTTCTACCTCGATGTCGGCAATTCGGTGGTGCCGCTCTCCACCCCGCTGTTTTTCGACCTGGGGGTCTATTGCGTGGTGTTCGGCACGCTCTCGGCCATTGCACTGGCGCTGGAAAGCGACCGCGAGGAGGAACCCTGA
- a CDS encoding Na+/H+ antiporter subunit C gives MDFVLATLVGLFIAAGVYLLLSRSIIRMLIGMTIFGNGVNLLIFTAGRVTREIAPIVPPDLEVPQGAIANPLPQALILTAIVIGFSMFAFLLVLAFRAYQSLDADNTDNMRLAEPEARPQPPLSY, from the coding sequence ATGGATTTCGTTCTGGCAACCCTGGTCGGGCTGTTCATCGCCGCCGGTGTCTATCTGCTCCTGTCGCGCTCGATCATAAGGATGCTGATCGGCATGACTATTTTCGGCAATGGGGTGAACCTGTTGATCTTCACCGCCGGGCGGGTGACGCGCGAGATCGCGCCCATCGTTCCGCCTGACCTCGAGGTGCCCCAAGGCGCTATCGCCAATCCGCTGCCGCAGGCGCTGATCCTCACCGCCATCGTCATCGGCTTTTCCATGTTCGCCTTCCTCTTGGTACTGGCATTTCGCGCCTATCAGAGCCTGGATGCCGACAACACCGACAATATGCGCCTGGCCGAGCCCGAAGCCCGGCCGCAGCCGCCCCTGAGCTACTGA